In Gordonia sp. SL306, the genomic window CCGGACTACGGGGCTTTCCAACTGGAGATCTACCTGGCCGGTACGCAAGGCGTGCTCCCCCGCTACCCGGTTGACTCCGAGTCCCTCGAGCGCAAGGCGCAGGAGGTGCTGCCGCCCTGGATCTGGTCGTACGTGACGGGTGGCTGCGGGAATGAACGGACCCAGCGCGCGAATGTCGACGCGTTCGACAAGTGGGGCATCGTGCCTCGGATGGGCGTCGGGGCGACCGAACGTGACCTGTCGGTCGACTTGTTCGGGACCACGCTGCCGTCGCCGGTCTTCATGGCACCGATCGGGGTGATCGGGATCTGCGCCCAGGACTTCCACGGCGATCTCGCCGTCGCGCGAGCCGCGGAGCGCACCGGGGTTCCGGCCGTACAGTCCACGCTGTCCATGGACCCGGTCGAGGAGACCGGTGCGATCCACCAGGAGACGCCGGGATTCTTCCAGCTCTACATGCCCAAGGATCGTGACCTCGCATTGAGTTTCATCCAGCGTGCGGAGCAGGCCGGATACCAGGGGATCGCCGTCACCCTGGACACCTGGACACCGGGCTGGCGCCCGCGGGATCTCAACACCTCCAACTTTCCGCAGCTCCGCGGCATGTGTGTCTCCAACTACTTCACCGACCCCAATTTCCTGGGCAAGCTCGCCAAGAGTCCGGAGGAGGACCTGCCATCGGCCGTCCTGCAGTGGGCGGTGAGCTTCGGCCAACCGGTCAGCTGGGACGATCTGGCCTGGATCCGTGAGGTGACGGATCTGCCCGTCATTCCGAAGGGGATCTGCCATCCCGACGACGTCCGCCGCGCCGTCGACGTCGGCGCCGACGCCATCTACTGCTCGAATCACGGTGGGCGCCAAGCCAATGGTGGACTCTCTGCCTTGCAGCACCTACCCGATGTGGTGGCCGCGGCAGGTGACACACCAGTCCTGTTCGACTCGGGGGTGCGCAGTGGCAGCGACGTCGTCCTGGCCCTCGCACTCGGCGCCACCGCCGTCGGCATCGGCCGCTCCTATGCCTACGCGCTGGCCGTCGGCGGCGAGGACGGCCTGGTCCATCACCTCCGGTCGATCCTGGCCGAGGCCGACCTGCTGATGGCGATCAACGGCTATCCGACGATTGCCGACCTCCGGGCCGACGGGGCTCTTCAGCGCGCCATGTAGCGGCGACGCCTTGTCCGCTGGTCAGGCGAAACAGCAAGAACGGTCAAGCCGCGCCCGACCGCATGCTCGTAGCGTTGGGCCATGACCGAGAAGCACACGCTGCCGCAGGCGGATACTCTGCCGGCGCTATCCGAGCCGCTCGTAGACCGCCCCCGTTTCCCCGATGGTTACGGGGTCAGCGAGAGCCTCGACGGGACGCGCTCGTGGGCGTCGGTCGAGATACGCCTCGTGGAATCAACGCACTACTGGCTGACGTCGGTGCGACCGGACGGCGCTCCCCACGCCGTCCCCCGCTGGGGTGTCTGGGTCGATGGCCGATTCTTCTACGACGGCGCCCCGACGACCCGGCACACACGCAACGTCGAAGCCAACCCCGCCTGCACGCTCACCTTGGAGAGCGGGTCGGACGTGGTGATCATCGAAGGGGCCTCGGTTGCGGTGTGCGCACGGCCCGACGGTCTTGGCGCCCGGCTCGCCGAGGCATTCGGAAAGTATGCCGACCAGGACTACCGGCCCGAACCGGACTCTTGGCAGTCCCCGGCCGACGGTGGCGGTCTGCGGACGATCACGCCGCGACGCGGCTTCGCGTGGTCGGCATTCCCCACCGACTGCACGCGCTTCACCTTCCGACTCACCTGAAGTACGGCGCGTAGGCACCGAAAGGCACCTGCCCGGTGGGACTGCGCACCAAGCCGACCTCAAGTCCGTCACAAGAGCCGATCGAGATGCTCGTCGCACGACAAGCAACCGAAAGGCTTTCCGATGACGTTCCACGATTCCTCTCCGCGCCCGGCCATCACCTACATCGACGACGCCGACCGACCAGCACCGCGCCGGCGATGGCAACTCGCCCGCCACGCCGGTCTGTTGGTCGCCTGCTCGGGCTTCACCCTGCTCGCCGCGTGCAGCGTGTCCTTCAGTACCGACAGCGAGAGCCCTGTCGAGAAGACCTCCGACATCGCGGCGGGCGAATGTCTACAGATCGCGGACAAGGCCGATGACGAAGGGAAGGTGCGCGCCACCAAGGTCGCTTGCGACTCCGACGGGCTCACCTTCTACGCCGCCTCGACGGTCGCGACCGATGGTGCCTGCGCCGGCGAGAACAGCGCCAGCCTCTCGTTCCCCGGTGATCCTCAGAAGCTCTGTATGACACCCAATTTCGTCAACGGAGAGTGCTACCAGATACCGATGCCCGGTGGGCAACTTGTCGACTACCGGGAGAGTGACTGCACGGCCACGCCCGCGCAGACGACGGTCATCGCCGAAGCGATGTCACGCGCGGACGAGTCGGTGACCTGTACCCATGACCAGACCAAGTGGTCGTTCTCCCAGCCGAATTCGCTCGGATACTGCCTGCGCGCAATCGAGCCGGCCTGACACCCGGGTGCACACCCGGGGACGAGGCTCACGAACGATTCTTGTCAGACCGGTTTCGTAGAGTAGTCGTCAGCAGGATCAGTTGTTGATGAACCCGAGGTCGGCCCCCACCGGAGTGGCTGATGTTCGAAGAGATACGTGGGAACGGTCCTGTGTTCCCTGGTTTCTTCGTGCGGAAGGTGTTCTCGGTGTCGGGTTCGGCGTGGTCGCTGTCGTCGTGGTGGGGTGTCTCCTCGCCGTGGCCCGATGTGGCACCGCTGTTCACCGGTGGGGTGCCCGCCGAGGAGATCCCCGACGCGGACACCAACGACCTGGTTGGCTCCTTCGTCTCCCTGCAGCGCGGTCAGTCTTTTCTGGCGTGGCAGAAATACCAGACCGCAGCCGAACTGCATGCCCGCATCGTCGGCACCACCCCGGACCCGCATGCGCTGTTCCTCAAAGACAGCTTCGCCGACTGCGCCGCGCGGATCGCGATGGCGTTGAGCATCTCCCAACAGGCCGCGGAAAAGATCATCAATCAAGCTCTCGCCCTACGGGACCGGTTGCCGCAGATCGCCGAACGGCTCCGGGACGGGAAGATCTCGGCCGAGTTGGTCGCCACGATCATCTCGCGCACCGATCTGGTCGACGGTCACGACTACGCAGAGGCGGTCGACGCAGAGATCGCCGCGGCTCTGGATCTGCACGACGGTGCGTGGTCCCGCGAACGCGTGCAGGACATGGTCGATCGGATCGTGTTCCGCCACGACCCGGACGGGGTACGCGAGCATCGCAGACGTGCGCTCGATGCCCGCGGGGTGTGGGTGCACGACGGCAAGGACGGCACCTCGAAGTTCACGGCGACGATGGCGGCGGAGAACGCGCGGATCGCGATGGCCACGGTCAGGGCACTCGCTGCGACCGCCTGTGAGTTCGATGGGCGCACGAAACTGCAGCGGGCCTCGGATGCGACATTCGCGTTGATGACCGGGACTCCGTTCGAATGCCAGTGCGGCCGGGCCGAGTGCACCGCACAGATCCCCGAACCGACAGCGACGCCGCAGGTCGACAGCAAGGTGATCATCCACGTCATCGCCGACGAATCCACCGTCGCCGGCACCGCCGACAATGCCGGGTTCCTCGCCGGGCACGGCGTCATCTCCGACGACCACGTGCGCGATCTGGTCGCGCGCCCGGACGCGGTGGTCACACCTCTCGTACCGCCTGGTACGCAGCCGAACCCGGACGGCACCATCACGCTGCCGGCGTATCTGCCGTCGGAACCGTACCGACCGTCGTCGGCACTGGATCTGTTCGTGCGGATTCGTGACGGCTACAGCGTGATCCCCGGCTCCTCGGTGTCGTCATTCGACGGCGACCTCGACCACGTCGTCGAATACGACCACCAGCATCCGGCTCGTGGTGGTCAGACCACCGCGGACAACCTGAACGCCAAAGACCGCTTCGGGCACCTGCTCAAGACGTTCGGCGAATGGGTCGACGATCAGTACCGCGACCACACCGGCCGCCTGCGCACCGAGTTCACCACACCCGAAGGGCTGATCATCCCGGGCGATCCCGAACATCTCGACGTCCTGTTCCCCGGGCTGCTGCGGATCCGGTTCACGGCGCCGGCTCAGGGGCCGCCGCGCACCGCAGTAGAGCCGCCAATACCACCCCCTCGGTTGCAGAGTCGGGTGTCAGCCAAACACGCCCGCAGACAGCAGGAACGCGAACGCAACCGCAAACGCCGGATCAGCGAGGCCGACGACTAGAAGCTGAGACCCCGTGCTCAGTACCGCACCGGAACCTCGGTCACGGCCAGGTGAGGGCTGGTGTACCCACTACGGACCCGTTCGGGAAGTTCGATGTCCGGCGCGGCCAGAGGCGTGTACGGAACCTGGTCGAGCAGGTGGCTGATGATGTTGAGCCGTCCACGCTTCTTGTCGTCGGTGTTCGCGACGTACCACGGCGCCCACCCGGTGTCGCTGTAGCGGAACATGTCGTCGCGGGCCTGCGAGTAGTCGTCCCAATGGGTATACGACTTCACGTCCATCGGCGACAGTTTCCAGTACTTGCGCGGGTCGTCGATCCGGCTCTGCAGGCGAAGGGTCTGTTCGTCTTCGCTGACCTCGAGCCAGTACTTGATCAGCAGGACCCCGGACCGGACCACGGCACGCTCGAACTCGGGGACGTCAGCGAGGAACTGCGTGGACTGTTCCTCGGTGCAGAATCCCATCACCCGCTCCACGCCCGCCCGGTTGTACCAACTGCGGTCGAAGATCACCACCTCGCCCGCCGCCGGCAGATGGGGCACGTACCGCTGCAAGAACATCTGCGACTTCTCGCGCTCGGTGGGGGTCGGCAACGCCACGACTCGGAACACACGAGGACTGACGCGTTCGGTGATCGCCTTGATGACGCCACCCTTGCCCGCGGTGTCACGCCCCTCGAAGATCACGCAGACCTTGGCGCCGGTGGCGCGCACCCACTCCTGCATGGCGACGAGTTCGGCGTGGAGCGGCTTCACCAACTCCCGGAACTCCTTGTTCTTCATCGGAGATGTTGGTGCCGAATCTGATTGGTGGCTTTCCGCATGCCCTGACGCCGACGACGTTTCGCGGGTCGCATGCTTCTTTCCGTGCGACTTCTTCTTGGATTTCTTCTTACCCACGAACTGTCCTCCTCGATCACGATGCCCGGTCGATCAACCCGACAAGGTTTCGGAGAATGCTACGCGGGTGCGTACTCGAGGCGGAGCGCC contains:
- the ppk2 gene encoding polyphosphate kinase 2 yields the protein MGKKKSKKKSHGKKHATRETSSASGHAESHQSDSAPTSPMKNKEFRELVKPLHAELVAMQEWVRATGAKVCVIFEGRDTAGKGGVIKAITERVSPRVFRVVALPTPTEREKSQMFLQRYVPHLPAAGEVVIFDRSWYNRAGVERVMGFCTEEQSTQFLADVPEFERAVVRSGVLLIKYWLEVSEDEQTLRLQSRIDDPRKYWKLSPMDVKSYTHWDDYSQARDDMFRYSDTGWAPWYVANTDDKKRGRLNIISHLLDQVPYTPLAAPDIELPERVRSGYTSPHLAVTEVPVRY
- a CDS encoding alpha-hydroxy-acid oxidizing protein is translated as MTPDYGAFQLEIYLAGTQGVLPRYPVDSESLERKAQEVLPPWIWSYVTGGCGNERTQRANVDAFDKWGIVPRMGVGATERDLSVDLFGTTLPSPVFMAPIGVIGICAQDFHGDLAVARAAERTGVPAVQSTLSMDPVEETGAIHQETPGFFQLYMPKDRDLALSFIQRAEQAGYQGIAVTLDTWTPGWRPRDLNTSNFPQLRGMCVSNYFTDPNFLGKLAKSPEEDLPSAVLQWAVSFGQPVSWDDLAWIREVTDLPVIPKGICHPDDVRRAVDVGADAIYCSNHGGRQANGGLSALQHLPDVVAAAGDTPVLFDSGVRSGSDVVLALALGATAVGIGRSYAYALAVGGEDGLVHHLRSILAEADLLMAINGYPTIADLRADGALQRAM
- a CDS encoding pyridoxamine 5'-phosphate oxidase family protein encodes the protein MTEKHTLPQADTLPALSEPLVDRPRFPDGYGVSESLDGTRSWASVEIRLVESTHYWLTSVRPDGAPHAVPRWGVWVDGRFFYDGAPTTRHTRNVEANPACTLTLESGSDVVIIEGASVAVCARPDGLGARLAEAFGKYADQDYRPEPDSWQSPADGGGLRTITPRRGFAWSAFPTDCTRFTFRLT
- a CDS encoding DUF222 domain-containing protein, with translation MSGSAWSLSSWWGVSSPWPDVAPLFTGGVPAEEIPDADTNDLVGSFVSLQRGQSFLAWQKYQTAAELHARIVGTTPDPHALFLKDSFADCAARIAMALSISQQAAEKIINQALALRDRLPQIAERLRDGKISAELVATIISRTDLVDGHDYAEAVDAEIAAALDLHDGAWSRERVQDMVDRIVFRHDPDGVREHRRRALDARGVWVHDGKDGTSKFTATMAAENARIAMATVRALAATACEFDGRTKLQRASDATFALMTGTPFECQCGRAECTAQIPEPTATPQVDSKVIIHVIADESTVAGTADNAGFLAGHGVISDDHVRDLVARPDAVVTPLVPPGTQPNPDGTITLPAYLPSEPYRPSSALDLFVRIRDGYSVIPGSSVSSFDGDLDHVVEYDHQHPARGGQTTADNLNAKDRFGHLLKTFGEWVDDQYRDHTGRLRTEFTTPEGLIIPGDPEHLDVLFPGLLRIRFTAPAQGPPRTAVEPPIPPPRLQSRVSAKHARRQQERERNRKRRISEADD
- a CDS encoding pyridine nucleotide-disulfide oxidoreductase, giving the protein MTFHDSSPRPAITYIDDADRPAPRRRWQLARHAGLLVACSGFTLLAACSVSFSTDSESPVEKTSDIAAGECLQIADKADDEGKVRATKVACDSDGLTFYAASTVATDGACAGENSASLSFPGDPQKLCMTPNFVNGECYQIPMPGGQLVDYRESDCTATPAQTTVIAEAMSRADESVTCTHDQTKWSFSQPNSLGYCLRAIEPA